Proteins encoded together in one Epinephelus lanceolatus isolate andai-2023 chromosome 4, ASM4190304v1, whole genome shotgun sequence window:
- the ccnl1a gene encoding cyclin-L1a: MRTNVCVTTGWYVTYFVIHPAPPSFRRSWLSRSCLLIIAVFRVKMAAGPLSVSSNASTNNDGILIGDKVYSEVYLTIDNSLIPEERLSPTPSMLDGLDLNTETDLRILGCELIQSAGILLRLPQVAMATGQVLFHRFFYSKSFVKHSFEIVAMACINLASKIEEAPRRIRDVINVFHHLRQIRGKKTPSSLILDQNYINTKNQVIKAERRVLKELGFCVHVKHPHKVIVMYLQVLECEKNQTLVQTAWNYMNDTLRTNVFVRFQAETIACACIFLAARALQIPLPSRPNWYLLFGASEEDVKEVCITTLRLYTRKKPNYDHLEREVERRKTFLAEAKLKAKGLNPDGTPALSTLGGFSPASKPCSPNVVKVEEKSPNPQTIKPVKKEPDSRTQVNKSPHNGLRKEVKIGRNSRSGSRSRSRTRSRSRSRSPRRHYNSRRSRSGTYSSRSRSRSHSRSPSPRRHQPSPLLPHLKSKTSHHGNSDSKPSGRHSNSGSGSGHKRKRSRSRSRSRTPVKVDRDRDRERERERDRDRGSFDLSTKKHKHERGGSHRGDRRERERSRSYDRDRERERSHKSKHHSSSGHSGHSRHRR, translated from the exons ATGCGCACAAACGTTTGCGTGACGACAGGATGGTACGTCACATACTTTGTCATTCACCCTGCTCCGCCGTCGTTCCGTCGAAGCTGGCTGAGCCGTAGCTGTTTGCTGATAATCGCCGTTTTTCGGGTGAAGATGGCCGCAGGTCCTCTCTCTGTATCCTCCAACGCGTCCACAAACAACGATGGCATTCTCATTGGTGACAAAGTTTATTCGGAAGTGTACCTTACGATCGACAACTCGCTCATACCGGAGGAAAGGCTTTCCCCGACGCCGTCGATGCTCGACGGCCTCGACCTGAACACAGAGACCGACCTTCGCATCCTTGGATGTGAACTGATTCAGTCGGCGGGCATTCTTCTCCGGTTACCACAG GTGGCAATGGCAACGGGGCAGGTGCTCTTCCATCGTTTTTTCTACTCCAAGTCCTTTGTGAAGCACAGTTTTGAG ATTGTTGCCATGGCTTGCATCAACTTGGCCTCCAAGATTGAGGAAGCCCCGAGACGAATACGAGACGTCATCAATGTGTTTCACCATCTGAGACAGATCAGAGGCAAAAA GACTCCAAGTTCATTGATACTTGATCAGAACTACATAAATACCAAAAACCAAGTCATCAAAGCAGAACGGCGGGTCCTGAAGGAGCTGGGCTTCTGTGTGCATGTCAAGCATCCTCACAAG GTTATCGTCATGTATCTTCAAGTCCTGGAATGTGAGAAGAACCAGACACTGGTCCAGACCGCCTG GAACTACATGAATGATACGCTGAGGacaaatgtgtttgtgagaTTCCAAGCCGAGACTATTGCCTGTGCCTGCATATTCCTCGCTGCCCGAGCCctgcag ATACCCCTGCCATCCAGACCTAATTGGTACCTGCTGTTTGGAGCCAGTGAGGAAGACGTGAAAGAGGTCTGCATCACCACACTTAGACTCTACACCAGGAAGAAG CCTAACTATGATCACCTGGAAAGGGAGGTAGAGCGGAGGAAGACGTTTTTGGCAGAGGCCAAGCTGAAGGCTAAAGGCCTGAACCCTGACGGTACCCCTGCACTGTCCACGCTGGGCGGCTTCTCTCCTGCCTCCAAGCCCTGCTCCCCAAATGtggtgaaggtggaggagaAATCCCCAAACCCCCAGACCATTAAACCAGTCAAGAAGGAGCCAGACAGCCGGACCCAAGTCAACAAAAGTCCACACAATGG tttgagAAAAGAGGTGAAGATTGGGAGGAACAGCAGGAGCGGAAGTCGATCTCGTTCAAGAACACGTTCCAGGTCCAGATCTCGCTCCCCTCGCAGACA TTACAACAGCAGACGCAGTCGCTCAGGGACCTACAGTTCTCGCTCACGTTCTCGCTCACACAGTCGCAGTCCATCACCTCGGCGACACCAGCCCtcacccctcctcccccacctcaAGTCCAAGACCAGCCACCATGGCAACAGCGACTCCAAGCCCAGCGGGCGCCACAGCAACAGCGGAAGCGGATCTGGCCACAAGAGGAAGCGCTCACGCTCTCGGTCCCGGTCCCGCACTCCAGTCAAAGTAGACAGGGAccgggacagagagagggagcgtgagagagacagagaccgCGGTTCCTTTGACctttctacaaagaaacacaaacacgaGCGAGGAGGCAGTCACcgaggagacaggagagagagggagaggtctCGGTCCTatgacagggacagagagagggagcgtAGCCACAAGAGCAAACACCACAGCAGTAGCGGACACTCAGGACATAGCCGTCACCGCCGCTGA